In Ammospiza caudacuta isolate bAmmCau1 chromosome 2, bAmmCau1.pri, whole genome shotgun sequence, a genomic segment contains:
- the B4GALT4 gene encoding beta-1,4-galactosyltransferase 4: MALGWNVFNLFYKFKVLVLVTLFVMVLWTTFSYLVDTRQEIPKAKSMMEFFWKVTRLEHSQKEEKIESTADAPMVESFQDSCPALSPYLRGASKLFFKPSVTLEEVQKENPQVAKGRYHPVECSALQHVAILIPHRHREKHLLYLLQHLHPFLQRQQLDYGIYVIHQAGNTKFNRAKLLNVGYLEALKEANWDCFIFHDVDLVPENDFNIYMCDTQPKHLVVGRNSTGYRLRYRGYFGGVTALTRDQFSKVNGFSNNYWGWGGEDDDLRIRVEMQKMKVVRPPADVARYTMIFHNRDHGNEENRERMKLLRQVSRTWKTDGLNSCSYQLLSVEHNPLYINITVDFSVQPKVS; encoded by the exons ATGGCCTTGGGCTGGAATGTTTTTAACCTCTTCTATAAGTTCAAAGTATTGGTGCTTGTCACTTTATTTGTGATGGTGCTATGGACCACATTCAGTTACTTAGTGGACACCAGACAGGAAATTCCTAAAGCTAAGAGCATGATGGAGTTTTTCTGGAAGGTAACTCGCCTGGAGCACAGtcaaaaggaagagaagattGAATCCACTGCAGATGCTCCCATGGTGGAGTCATTTCAGgattcctgcccagctctgtctcCATACCTGC GAGGTGCCAGCAAACTCTTCTTCAAACCATCTGTTACACTGGAAGAGGTGCAAAAGGAGAACCCTCAGGTAGCCAAGGGCAGGTACCACCCTGTGgagtgctcagccctgcagcacgTGGCCATCCTTATCCCTCACCGCCACCGGGAGAAGCATCTGCTGtacctcctgcagcacctgcaccccttcctgcaaaggcagcagctggattATGGCATCTATGTCATCCAccag GCTGGCAACACCAAATTTAATCGAGCCAAACTGCTGAATGTAGGATACCTAGAGGCCCTAAAGGAAGCAAACTGGGACTGTTTCATTTTCCATGATGTGGATCTGGTGCCAGAAAATGACTTTAACATTTACATGTGTGACACACAACCAAAGCACCTTGTAGTTGGCAGGAACAGTACTGGATACAG GTTACGGTACCGGGGATATTTTGGAGGTGTTACTGCTCTTACAAGAGATCAGTTTTCCAAAGTGAATGGATTCTCTAACAACTACTGGGGTTGGGGTGGAGAAGATGATGACCTTCGAATCAG GGTTGAGATGCAGAAGATGAAAGTGGTGAGGCCGCCTGCTGATGTGGCCAGGTACACAATGATCTTCCACAACCGTGACCATGGTAACGAGGAGAATCGAGAGAG GATGAAGCTCCTCCGTCAGGTCTCTAGAACATGGAAGACAGACGGGCTGAATTCCTGTTCCTATCAACTGCTCTCTGTGGAACACAACCCACTTTACATCAACATCACAGTGGACTTCAGTGTGCAGCCCAAGGTCTCATAG